Part of the Sphaerochaeta associata genome is shown below.
ATATGCACTGGAAGGACTTTCTTCCGTTGGATGAGAATTCCCGCAATGATCATTGCGCCAAACTCGCTGCCTGCAGCGAGGGCATTCAGTAAACTGATTGCGTTGATCTTCAGCTCCTCAACCAGGTACAACGAGAAGAAACTTGAGACCGACGACATGCTTATTCTATTCAGGGCAATAATGAAAATTCCAACCACAAACGCCCGGTCGAACCAATGGCCTGCTTGGGGTGTCTCAATCTGAATGGAGGCACCTCGTTGTTTCGGTTCGCGCTTCCACCCGAGTACCACCAGGATAAAAATTCCGCTGATCGCCAAGGCAAAGGTACCGATGCTCAAATTACTGGAAAGATCAGGTTGCTTGGTCGCTGCGAAAAGCAACGAAAAGAAAACAAAGCCAACTGTACCGAAGGAGCGAATCAAGGTGTACTTCTGGGAATCACCGTTGAACAAGTTATTTGCATAGCTATCGAGAAGCGGCATCAATGAGCGCAAAAAGAACGCAAGCAGCGAAAGCCCGACGATGGTGATCAGAAGCGATGTGGACAGCATCAAGACAGTCATACCCATGCAGGCAATCACGGTACAGAAAAGCACGACAGCCTTCATGTTCCCTCGTTTATCAACATGCCTGGCTACAAGCAGAGGACCTGCGATACCAGCTATCTCGAACAAGGAAAGGAGAACGCCGACAATTTCATAGGAGTACCCTTTGTTTCGCAGCATCACTTGCAGAAAAGGGTTTACGATTGCATAAATGGAATACATGAAAAAGAAGGAGGAATATAGGATGACCATAACCCGCATTGTAGGCAATTGCAGGCACAGCAACAAGAGGAAATGACTAGATTGTCAGGAAAGGGCGAGCCTTTTCGAGCACGGAAAACGGCAACTTCAAATCCTCAAGACAAGACAAGGGAGCCATCCTTCTATGACTTACAATCCTGCCGACATAGGTGGGGCCGAGGCCGGGCACTCTCAGCAGTGCCTCCTTGGGAGATCGTTTGACCGAAAGCGGGAAGTATTGAGGATTGGCCTGCGCCCAAACAAGCTTTGGGTCCTTCGTAAGGCTGAGATTTCCTTCTTCGGTAAATATCATCTCCTCATACGAGAAGCCATATTTTCGAAGCAGCCAGTCGGCTTGGTACAGACGATGCTCTCGGGTAAGGGAAGCATGGTCTGTCTCATCGACCTGACCGAGATCGAACAACTCGAGCTGTGAATGCTGATATTGTTTCTGCTCTCCGGGAAGACTCTGGTCTCCCAATCCCTTCTGATAGGCACTGAAATACAGCCTGCCCATGTGAAGCTCCTGATACAATCGGCTGGTATAGAGCAGAATTTCCTTATCCAGCTCATCGCTGGCCCCGACGATGAATTGGCTGGAAGTATGCACCCTCTCATAGCGTGAACCTTTCGCAGTTTGACTGGCGATATACGTCAACGGCTGGAGGATATCCTGAACATAATTCTTAGATTCCGAAAGCTTGGAAAAATGCTGCTCGCCAGGAGCCTCGATGTTCAGTGAGAGCGCTGAAGCGTACTTGAGCGCCTCGTCTATGCTCTCCTTGCTGGAGCCTGGAATGACCTTCAGGTGGATGTACCCCCTGTATCGGTACGAATTTCTCAGGATTCTTGCTGTGTCGGTGAGCATTTCCATGGTTTTTTCAGCACAACCGAGTACAGCGCTGGAAAGAAAGAGACCGATGAGTGGACGCTTGCTCTGAAACTCATGGAAAAATGAGGCCATCTCCTTCGGGGCAAGGGCTACAGGCCTGAAATCCTGGTCATTTCTCAGGGGACAATACTTGCAGTCATTGGCACAGCGGTTGCCCATGAGCGTTTTCAGCATTATGCCCGGCCCGCCGCTGACTGTCGTTGTAGGATACAGCCACCCCGATCCGGCAGTATTACGCTTTCGGTGCTCCTGGGGGTTCTTGGTGCCACAGGCACAACTGAGGTCGTATTGTGCATCACGACTTAAGATATCAAGCTTGCTTTGTGTATCCATATCCTACCTCATCGTAGGAACAGGGTAACATCAGTAAAGTAGTTTTGACAAGCTAGATACCCCGTCTTCTGTACTCGCTTATCAATAAACCTGCAAGGGTGAAGGCCGTACCTATCGCATCGAGCTGTCCGAACGGTTCAGAAAGGAAGGCAACCGCCACCACAATGGTGATGATGGGACTAAGATAAAGGTAGAAGGAGCTCTTGATAGGGCCGATGGTTCTCAACCCAAAATTCCAAGAAAGGAAGCAGAAGGCTGAGGCAACAAGACCCAGGAAGAGAAAATGATACAGGTACGGGGTCTGAATCACCTGATGGACCGGAAGACCATCACCGTTGATGAGCAACACAAGGGTATGGCCGAGCAAGCCATAGAAAAACATGGTTCTGGTCACCAAAAGATTCGGATACCCCTTCTTTCCGATCACCCTGGTGAGTACGGTATAGATTGCCCAAACCATGATTGCAAGGAGTGCAAGCACATCACCCTTTGGATTGAAGGCGACCTCTTCAGTGCTGGAGAAAGTCAAGAGAACAATGCCGGCCATCGAAAGAGCCAAACCAATGAAGTAGTTTTTCTTCAGGGGTTCTTCCTTTAAGAAGATGTGGGAAGCGAGCAAAGTGAAGAAAGGAGCAGCAGCCACAATGACTCCTACGTTGCTTGCACTGGTGAACAACAAAGCAGTATTTTCCAAAAAGTAATACAGAAAAATACCGCAAAACCCCGCAAGAGCAACAAAAAGTCGGTCGATGGGCTGTTTGTACACCAACGGTTTATGGTTTATCACACTCAAAACCAATAGTCCGAGCAAAGAACGCACCACAAGAATCTGAGAGGGGGAAAAGGCTGTAAGCAATAGTTTTGAAGAGACATAGGTGGTCGCCCACACAGTCATGGTCAACAGCACCGCCAGATGTCCGAGCAAGCGGGTTTTCTTCAGCACAACAACTTCTTCCTGCATAATGGCCGGCAGTGTACTCCGATTTCTTCTGTGATGCAAGAAGCCGTGCTATACTATGAATATCCGAGGAGGCGCCTATGATGACTTATCGCAAGGAACTATGGTTTCACCTCAACAAACGACGCGGTCTGATCAACATTACCGACGCCGTGCAGGAAGCAGTCAACGAGTGCGGAATCAAGGAAGGGTTGGTTCTCGTCAACGCAATGAACATCACCAGCAGTGTTTTCATCAACGCAGTGGAGAAAGGCCTTCATGAGGACTTCGAGCTCTGGCTTGAGAAACTTGCTCCCGAGCTTCCGTATGAACAGTACAATCACAATACGGAAAAGGAGCATAATGCAGACGGCCACCTCAAACGGTCCATCATGGGCCGTGAGGCGGTCATTGCAATCACAGGAGGAAAGCTCGATTTCGGCTCTTGGGAGCAGATTTTCTACTATGAGTTTGACGGCATGCGCGACAAGCACGTGCTCATCAAAGTCATCGGGGAGTGATCAGAGCTCCTGGCCCATCACCTCTGTCCTGTACGCTTTCAAGCCTGCATCAATGCAGGCTACAGCCCGCTCGAGATCGTGGGTGTTCAGTACGTAGGCAATTCTAACCTGCCTGCGTCCGACACCCTTGGTCACGTAGAAGTCCTCGCACGGGGCGACCATGACCGTCTCCCCGTTCAGATTGAAATCCTCCAGCATGAACCTGGCAAAATTCTCTGCATTATCGACAGGAAGCTCGGCCACCATATAGAAAGCTCCCTTGGGCATGCTGCACTTCACACCATCGATCTTCTTCAGACCATCGACGATGAAGTTCCTTCTTCTCTCATACTCCTCGCGCACCTCGAACAGATAGGTATCATCGGTCTTCAAGGCAGCACAGGCAGCCACCTGCTCGATGTCAGGAGGACACAGGCGAGCCTGGGCCAGCTTGAGAGCGTTGTCCAGGACATCCTTGTTGCGGCTGATCAAAGCCCCGATGCGCGAACCGCACATGCTGTAGCGCTTGGAGAAACTGTCAACACAAATGACCCGGTCGGAAAACTCAGGAAAAGCAAGTACACTGGTAAACTGCTTGCCGTCATAACAGAACTCACGATACACCTCGTCGACGATCAAAAAGATGTCATGCTTCTTGCATAGGTTCAAAAGTTGCAGCATCTCCTCCTGCGTATACACATGCCCGGTTGGATTGTTCGGACTGCAAATAAGGATTGCCCCAGTCTTTCGGGTGATCTTCTTCTCAAACTCTGAGATATCGGGAAGGGCGAAGCCATCCTCCATATTGCTGGTGATCGGCACCAAGTCTACCATGGCAGAATGAGCGAAGGAGGAAACATTCGTGTAATACGGTTCAGGGATAATCACCTCATCGTACGGGTCGCAGAGCGTCATGAATGCAAATTGCAACGCTTCGCTGCCACCGGTGGTGATGAGAATATCCTCAGCCTTCACATCCAGACCGTACTTTGCATAATAGGCGGGAAGTGCTTCACGCAGTTCCTGCCTTCCTTCACTGTTTCCATAGGCGATGATGGTCTCGTCATATTGACGAACCGCTTCGATGACCTGCACCGGCGTCTTGATATCCGGCTGCCCGATATTGAGGTGGTAGACCTTGATTCCGCGTTTGACAGCATCGCGGGCATAGGGTGAAAGACGTCTGATGGGACTGCATTGGAAAGCGGAAATTCTGTGTGACATTTGCATAAGGGACACTCCAAGAACTCAGTTTGGATTTGTCGACACCATCCCTGCTACGACGTAGGAGGGACAATGAAGTGGAAAGAGCCCGGAGCCGCAACAGGAATCAGTCGCGGTCCGGGTCACTAGCACTGGCCCCTGGGAGAGGCGCTTGTGGATTTGCCTGACTATTATCTATCAGGATTTGGATGAACTTTCGGTTATCAAGCAACGGGCTGATCGAGCGCCCGTGATGGAGACGGCTGATGACTCGAGCGAACAGCTCGGTGATGTCAGCCTGGATATACCACTCCTTATCCAACAGGTCATGCCCGTGGAACACGGCATTCGTGCCGATGATCCGATAGAAAATGCCTTCCTTGTATGCAGCATCGAAATCCTCGACCGCATTTGCGTTGAAGAGAGGAAGACTGACCATGCAGATGATCTTCTTTGCACCGAGATTGGTCAATTCGCGCATGGCGATGATCATGGTACCGCCGGTGGCGAGCATGTCGTCGGCAATCAGAACCGTCTTGCCGTTGACATCACCCAGAAGGTTGATGCTCTTGATATTTGAATGCTTGGCATCCTTGCTGACGATCGAGTAGTCACGTTCCTTATAGAGCATGGCCAACGGCCTGTGCAGGGCCTGGGCATAGAACTTGTTTCTGCTGATAGCCCCGGTATCGGGGGCGACGACCACCAGCTCGGGGTCGCTGAAGTCGATGAGCTTGTGAAGAGCGATTAAAGTTTGGTAGGAAGCATGCAGGTTCTCCAAATGCAGGTTGGAGAAGCTGTTCTCTATTTCGCGGCTGTGAATATCGAGGGTGATGATCCGCTCGACACCAAGCATCTCGCAGATACGGCCGAACATGGCTGCGGTGAGGGCCTCGCGTCCGCCTTTCTTGTGCTGCCGTGAGTACGGATAGGTGGGCAAAACCAGTGTCACACTCTCTGCACCGGCAAGCTGGAGGGCGTTGATCGTAGTGAAGAGGAACATCAGGTGGTCGTTCACTGACAGCCTGACCGGCTCGTCCGACCCTGCAACCTTTACCGGCTCGCTGTTGGACAAGTCATAGACAATAAAAATCCTCAAACCCCTGACTGCATCGAGTATTTCTGCTTTCTCTTCCCCATTGGCAAACCTGGTATACTTCACCTTGATGGTAAAATCAGGGCACTGGAACGTTGTGGGGCACTTGGTCCTGGGAATACGCTTGTTGTTCAAGTCATCCATCAGGGTAACGGTTCTCAGGATCTCATCCTCGCTCATACCGTGGCGCTTTGCCAAGGCGGTGGAGAGTTTTTCGTAGCGCTCCAAATAAAGACGGCGCAGGTGTTTTACGACTTTGCCGGTGAAATATTCTGAACCAGGACCTGAGATAATCCCAAGCTTATGGGGTTTGATGATGCTCATGGCTGAACCATACAACAACAAAGCCTAAAGTTCAATCCGTTTCATCCGACAGAATACAGTTGCTCTGCTTAAGTTTGGTGAAAAACTATTCGCCCAACTACTTTACCAACTAACCTCAAACTTGGTACGTTTGTATTGATATGAAAACCATTGTGATCTTTTTCCAGATTGTAGGCAGCCTGGGCCTCTTTCTCTTCGGAATAAAACTCCTCAGCGAGGGCTTGCAGAAGTCTGCCGGCGACAAGATGAAGGCCATCCTCAAGCTTATGACGAAGAACCGGTTCATATCCATTATGACCGGTCTTCTTATAACCATCATCATACAAAGCTCATCGGCAACCACCGTCATGGTGGTCAGTTTTGTCAACGCAGGTTTGATGGGCCTCACCCAGGCGATCGGGGTCATCCTGGGAGCCAACATAGGTACCACCTTCACCGGATGGTTGGTTGCCCTCCTGGGCTTTAAGGTCGACATCACCTCCCTTGCCTTGGTTTCCATCGCCTTCGCAGCCCCGATGATGTTCAGCAAGAAGAACAAAACCCGCGATGCCGCCGACATCCTGCTCGGCTTTGGTGTCTTGTTTCTGGGGCTCAATTTCATGTCGCACTCAATTCCGGATATTACCGGAAACATCGAAGTGCTGGAGTTTTTGGCAACCTTCAACAGCGACACACTATGGATGAACATGCTGTGCATCCTGTTGGGCACACTGGTAACCATCGTTGTGCAATCCTCTTCGGCTGCGATGGCAATGGTCCTTACCATGGCATACAACGGATGGATCGGCGTCACTGCTTCTGCTGCATTGATTCTCGGCTCCAACATCGGCACCACGATTACCGCCTATCTTGCGTCAATCGGAACCAGCACCACGGCAAAACGTGCAGCCTGGGCTCATATTTTCTTCAACGTGGTCGGTAGTGTCATTGCCCTGATTCTCTTCCATCCCTTGTTGAGGTTGGTCAATTTCATCACTCCCGGCGACATCTATACCTTGGAGGGAGCAACACTCTCAACCCAGCTTCCTCTTTTTCTTGCCATGTTCCACTCCGCGTTCAACATTATGAATACCATCATTTTCTTTCCCTTCGTCCGCCAATACGCCCATTTCATCGAGCGCCTGGTTCCTGCCAAAGCTGAATACGATGAGGGAACCTACCACTTCAAGTACATCGGCGGTGTATTCATCGACAGCCCGGAAATCTACATGTTGGCTATCCGCGATGAGATCAAGAAGATGGCAAATCTTGCGTGTAATATGCTTACCCGATACCGGGGTATGTTCAACAACCGCGGTGCGGATATTGAAAGCGATGCCTTGGCCATGAAGAAGGATGAGGACTACGCCGACCAGATGCAGGAACAACTTTCGGACTTCTGCGTCCACTTGCTGCAGGACTCGCAAACACCCACAAACGCCTCCTCGCTCAACTGTCTGATCCGTGTCATGGATGAGCTTGAGTCGGTCACCGACAGCTGCTACAACCTCACCATTCTCAGCCAGAGAAGGTACAACCAAGGATGGACGTTCGATGAAGCGACGGACAAGGACCTCAGGGAGTACCAGAGCCTTGTCCAAGAATTCCTCGATTACGTTCGGGACCGTATGGACAGGACCCTGACCAAGGCAGAGATGCAGAAGGCCAATGAGTTTGAGGAACAGATCAACAACCAACGCAACCGCCTCAGCCTGATGGTTCAAGAAAGGCTCTCAGACGGCAAGGCCGATGTAAGAGTCGAGTTGCTCATCCTGGAGAAAATCCGTCACCTCGAGCATATCGGCGACTACTGCACCAACATCGCAGAAGCCTATCACCAGGCAGTCAAGCACACCCCGATGTTGCAAAAGCGTTCAGGCAAGAGTATGGAACTCGCTTGAGATGTATTCAGCCTCCCGAACGGGAGGCTGAATTGTCTGTACTCATCAACACTTCTCAGTAGAGAACCGTCTGGACATCCTCAATGCCGCACAGATGGTAATACGCATCAGAGAAGCTCTTCAGAATGTCTTCACAGCCGTTCTGCATCAAGGAGATGAACAGCTGGTCCTCATCCAGCCCAAGGTTGCCCGTGGTGCCGATACTCGTCCGCTCCTCAAGCGCCTTGTCAGGGTCGAGTGTTGTCAGCTCATCCAAATGCAAGCCTACTTCCTTGTAGGTGTCACGGAAGTTCCTGCCCTCCAACACCTGCTTGAGCACTACATCGGTTGCATAGAGCTCGGCCGTACATGCCTTCCTCAATGCTTGAGGATGCACTTCAAGCCCATCGAGCATTGTAAGGAAAATGTGTACCAGCTGCCAGGTCGCCTTGGTGCCTGCAAGCAATGGCTCCTTGGTATCCTGGAAATCGCGGTTGTAGCCTGAGGGGAGACTGCGAATGATTGACTTGACCCTCATGGCACAGCTGCTGACCAAAGCCGAGCGGCTTCGCGCAAGTTCCAAACCGTCTGGATTCTTCTTCTGCGGCATAATGGAACTGCCTGTACAAAGGTGCTTGGGCAGGGAGAAATAGCCGAATTCAGGAAGGGTGAAGAGAATCAAATCCTGGGCGAGCTTGCTCAATGTCAGGGCGATGTAATCGCAACTGTCCAAGAGCATGGCTTCGAACTTGCCGCGGCTGTTGTTCGCATACAATACATTGTTTTGTACTCTGGTAAAGCCCATCTGCTCGGCTGTGAACTGCCTGTCCAGCGGAAGAGGAACTCCATAGCTTGCAGCCGAACCAAGAGGACTCTGATCAAGTGTCCAGGAGAGTTGCATCAGATGCTGCGCCTCGTCGTACAACTCCTCTGCAAAGCTTGCCGCCCAAAGACCGACCGAAGACGGCATGGCAAGCTGCATATGAGTTCTTCCCGGCATGGGGATTGAAGCGTGAAGTTGGGCAAAGTCTACCAACCGCTGGGCGAGCCGGCCGGTCTGGTTGCACAGCTTGACCGAGTACTCCCGCATCCAAAGGCGCAGCGCCGTCTGGACCTGGTCGTTTCGGCTCCTTCCTGTATGGATTTTCTTGCCTGCCTCGCCCACCTGTTCGGTCAAATAGGCTTCGATGGCGGTGTGACAATCCTCGTTCTCCTTGGTAATCGGGAAAGCATCCTCACCGCGGAGTTTGATGACCTGGGCCAAGGCCTGTTCCAGGCCGGCGAGTTCTTCATCGTTGAGTAAGCCGATTTGATGGAGCCCTCGTGCGTGAGCGATGGAAGCCAAGGCGTCGGCGATCACCAACTGCTGATCGAGTATGTAGTCATTGCTGACGGTAAAATCTTCCATCAAGGAATCGAGAGTGTAGTCTTTCTGCCAAAGTTTGCCCATTATTGTCCTCCGGGATGTGCAAAACCAGTCTATTGGCTCCGCCCATGCCTGTCAATTGAAGCAAAGAACGCTACTTCGAATCTCTATCCGGTATGATGAAACAGATACTTCTTCCCCTCTTGGTTTTCCTGCTTCTCTCTAGCGGCTGTGGTTGCAGCCAACCCGAGCTCTCGCTGCACAATCTTTTTGAGCAAGCAGACAGCTCTCCTCCGGTTTTCTTGTCGGCGAGCATGCAGAGCCAACATACGGCAACCCTTAGTTTCAATGAAAGCATTGCTGAAAATTCGGTTGCCCTCTGGTGTGAGCAGAACTCGGTGGCGTCCTTCACGGTCATAGACAAGACGCTCACCTTGAACCTGGCAAAGCCCATGCAGATGGGCACATCGCTTCCCTTGGAGGGAAGAGTCGAAGACATACGGGGAAACAGCCTGCAATTTTCCATCGAGCTGTGGGCGAAGAACACCCATCCTGCAACGGTGTTGATCAATGAGTTTACAACCAAGGGCAGCGAAACCAACCCGGACCGGGTTGAATTGGTGGTTACCAGCAGAGGTAATCTGGCAGGGCTCACCCTCTATGCTGGAGTTGCTGACGATTGGTCGGACCGCTTCGTCTTCCCTGATCGATGGGTTGAACGGGGGACGTATGTGGTTGTCGCATTCAGCAAAGGAGAGCATGAAGCTGCGTGGTACACATCGGCTTTGCAGGCGGGGCTCGGTTCCAATAATGGCTGTTTGTCTGTAGCAATGAGCCCTGAATGGGCAAGTCCTTTGCTCGATGCTGTCATGTGGGGTAACATGAGCACATCCACTTTTGAAGGATTCGGCTCTGCCTCCCTGCTGTCCCAAGCACAAATTCTGTTTCAAAATGGACAATGGAACAGTGCTTCAAGCGAGAAATCAATCGACTCGAATACGGGCACCGCCACCCGGTCCTTTTGCAGGGATCGGCTTATTGACACCAACAGCAGCGATGATTGGTATGTGTGTGCAACCAGACAGGCGACATTCGGATCGAAAAATTCAGAGCTACGATACACCCCGTAAATGAGAAAGGAGGGAAAATCCCCCCTCTCTGGAAGTATTACAGGTACGCTGCGATAAAGCCTTCAATGACAGACAGTGAGGCCGCTCCCATACGCTGGTCAACCACCTCCCCGCCCTTGAATACCATCAAGGTAGGAATGGAGTTCACGCTATACATTGTTGCAAGCGAACCTGCTTCATCGACATTGATTTTTGCAACTTTGAGCTTGTCGGCAAACTTTTCTGCCACCTGGGCGATCGCCGGGGCGATCATTTTACAGGGACCGCACCAGGGAGCCCAAAAATCCACCAGCACCGGTTTGTCAGCCTTCAAGACTTCCTGTTCGAAATTTGCTTCAGTAACTATGATTTCACTCATGAATTCTGCTCCTCGTCTAGAAAGCATGGTAGCGGCAAACCGGCGAAAAGGGAAGAGTAAACCTACATGGCGATCTCTTGATCAAAAGGGATTTCTTCCGGCAGGGCCTCCTGTTTGTTCCTGCCGTTGCCGTCACTCTTGAACTCCACATGCTCGGCTACCACGACAATGCGTTCCCGGCTGCCCCCATCCTTGTCAGTCCATCGTTCCTGCCTCAGGCGGCCGACAACCCTTACCCCCCTTCCCTTCTGCAGATACTGCAAGCAACTTTTTGCAAGCGATCCCCAAGCCGTGATGGTAATGAACATCACCTCCTCGGCCGGCTCGGCCTGGGCGTTCTTGAAATAGCGGTTGACCGCAATGCTGAACTTCGCCATCTGAGCTGCATTATCACCGATGACCACTTCCTCGGGATCCCGAACCAAATTTCCTTCAATGACAACTTGCCCATGATACAAGATTACCCTATGCAAGTATTTGTTTTGTAAACACTTATTTTTTCGTTATTTTACCAGTTTTTCAGGATTTTCTATTTATTTAGACTACTCAATTTCGTAAATTGTTATCCCACCTACGCACACTCGTATCTTCACCAATACCGTTGATTCTTATGCCTATTAGTTTTGGGGTTCAGGGGTTTTCTTTGCCCTGGCCACAACCTTCTTGGAGCTGTAATGGGTGCTCTTTCGGACTTTGTTCCCGTGCTCATCGATCTCGATGTTGGAGCGCTTTGCCTTCAGTTTCTGTACGCGCTTGAACCGTCGCTCATGGATGATTGGGAGGTGATGGTTGCGTGACCGATGGACCTCGAAGGGGTCACGAACGGTTCTCTTGGTTGAAGGAAAATCTGCCGACTCGGTTTCTCCATAGACTGAGGTCCCGGTATATTTCTCATTGGTGAGGATGTTCTCGATCGTCTTTACCGGCCATTTCTTCTTTCCGGTGGGAGTAGGAACTTTAAGAGTTTCCAGTTCCTTCTTGATCCTCACGATACTCCAGCCTTGCTCGTACCAATCAAAGATCTTCAGGACTATTCTGGCTTCAGCAATGTTGAGGATGAGGCCTTCCTCCTCATTACGATCATAACCATAGCACCTTCGTGAGAATGCAGGAGAATCAGGATCCATGGTACTTCTTCGAAGACCCCACTTGATGTTCTCACTCTTGTTCTCACTCTCAGCCTGGGCTATGCCCGCATGGAGTGTGAGCAGCAACTCCCCTGCCTGGCTGAGGAGGTGGATCTGCTCATTGTAGAAAAAGACATCAACCTTCAGTTCCTTGAGACGTCTGAGAGTTACCAGGAAATCCACACAGTTGCGTCCGAACCGGCTGATGGACTTGGTGTAGATCATGTCGATCTTGCCCGCCTCACAGTCGGCCAGCAGGCTCTGGAAGCCCGGTCTGGAGCTTATGGTCCGTCCCGACTTGATATCGGTATAGGTACCGACATATTCCCAAGCGGGATTCTCCAGGATGTCCTCCTTCTCGAAGTCCATCTGGGCTGAAAGGCTGTGCAGCTGTCGCTCCATTTGTGTGCTCACACGACAGTACAGGGCGACACGGAGACGCTTGAAATGCCGCCTGGCTGGTATGACATGTATGATGGGCTTTCTCTTCTCGTCGGGCATAACCTGTTCTGTATAACACGGATTGAGGGATATGGATAGATTTGAGAAAACAATCTTGAGAGGACCTCGAATTGATACTTTTATTGCCCAAACATTTACAGCTGGGATTTCTTGGCTTATAGTTATTCTGATCATAATGGCCAAATCCACTGCACACCTTAGCACCTTCTAGATATTGATTCGGACATAAAATCTTCAATCACCCGTTCTACTGACTTGCTGATCATCGAGTTGAGTAGCTGCTATATAATTGGAGGGCAAAAAGAAGTGGATAAAAATCAGAAGAAACTAATCATCCTTCAAGGTAATTCAGGAGTCGGTAAAACCACTACACTGCAAAATGCGATTCGTGAACTTGTGTTCAATCACGATTTTATGATTACCGAAGAGGAAGCTGGAAGAAAAGATCGAAGAGTGGTACTAAAGCACAAAACAGACCTCCTGGTTTCAATTTGTACTAGTGGAGATACTCTTGAGATTATCGAGGGAAATTACCGATTCTTCATTTCCCACTGTTGTGATGTCATGATATCTGCTTGTAGGATTAACACCGAAACTCACCTCAACAATTCTAGAACCAACTTGATGAAGACTGCATTAATCAGCTTTGCTTCCGGATATTGGGAATCGGATGAAGTTCATTTCAATGCAGATAGTGCTAATGT
Proteins encoded:
- a CDS encoding MFS transporter, with the translated sequence MVILYSSFFFMYSIYAIVNPFLQVMLRNKGYSYEIVGVLLSLFEIAGIAGPLLVARHVDKRGNMKAVVLFCTVIACMGMTVLMLSTSLLITIVGLSLLAFFLRSLMPLLDSYANNLFNGDSQKYTLIRSFGTVGFVFFSLLFAATKQPDLSSNLSIGTFALAISGIFILVVLGWKREPKQRGASIQIETPQAGHWFDRAFVVGIFIIALNRISMSSVSSFFSLYLVEELKINAISLLNALAAGSEFGAMIIAGILIQRKKVLPVHMFIASGVAMMLRLILYAMVPSITGVLAGQLLHSIGYGFFHPAAIFFVARRVRRSHRTLGMSIYISLGTGLPAVLGSSLGGLIVESFGYRTLFLSYSFFALASALLCFVFYRTMTTSPLEEV
- a CDS encoding radical SAM protein, with translation MDTQSKLDILSRDAQYDLSCACGTKNPQEHRKRNTAGSGWLYPTTTVSGGPGIMLKTLMGNRCANDCKYCPLRNDQDFRPVALAPKEMASFFHEFQSKRPLIGLFLSSAVLGCAEKTMEMLTDTARILRNSYRYRGYIHLKVIPGSSKESIDEALKYASALSLNIEAPGEQHFSKLSESKNYVQDILQPLTYIASQTAKGSRYERVHTSSQFIVGASDELDKEILLYTSRLYQELHMGRLYFSAYQKGLGDQSLPGEQKQYQHSQLELFDLGQVDETDHASLTREHRLYQADWLLRKYGFSYEEMIFTEEGNLSLTKDPKLVWAQANPQYFPLSVKRSPKEALLRVPGLGPTYVGRIVSHRRMAPLSCLEDLKLPFSVLEKARPFLTI
- a CDS encoding DMT family transporter — encoded protein: MQEEVVVLKKTRLLGHLAVLLTMTVWATTYVSSKLLLTAFSPSQILVVRSLLGLLVLSVINHKPLVYKQPIDRLFVALAGFCGIFLYYFLENTALLFTSASNVGVIVAAAPFFTLLASHIFLKEEPLKKNYFIGLALSMAGIVLLTFSSTEEVAFNPKGDVLALLAIMVWAIYTVLTRVIGKKGYPNLLVTRTMFFYGLLGHTLVLLINGDGLPVHQVIQTPYLYHFLFLGLVASAFCFLSWNFGLRTIGPIKSSFYLYLSPIITIVVAVAFLSEPFGQLDAIGTAFTLAGLLISEYRRRGI
- a CDS encoding secondary thiamine-phosphate synthase enzyme YjbQ, with the protein product MMTYRKELWFHLNKRRGLINITDAVQEAVNECGIKEGLVLVNAMNITSSVFINAVEKGLHEDFELWLEKLAPELPYEQYNHNTEKEHNADGHLKRSIMGREAVIAITGGKLDFGSWEQIFYYEFDGMRDKHVLIKVIGE
- a CDS encoding pyridoxal phosphate-dependent aminotransferase, which translates into the protein MQMSHRISAFQCSPIRRLSPYARDAVKRGIKVYHLNIGQPDIKTPVQVIEAVRQYDETIIAYGNSEGRQELREALPAYYAKYGLDVKAEDILITTGGSEALQFAFMTLCDPYDEVIIPEPYYTNVSSFAHSAMVDLVPITSNMEDGFALPDISEFEKKITRKTGAILICSPNNPTGHVYTQEEMLQLLNLCKKHDIFLIVDEVYREFCYDGKQFTSVLAFPEFSDRVICVDSFSKRYSMCGSRIGALISRNKDVLDNALKLAQARLCPPDIEQVAACAALKTDDTYLFEVREEYERRRNFIVDGLKKIDGVKCSMPKGAFYMVAELPVDNAENFARFMLEDFNLNGETVMVAPCEDFYVTKGVGRRQVRIAYVLNTHDLERAVACIDAGLKAYRTEVMGQEL
- the prs gene encoding ribose-phosphate diphosphokinase, which gives rise to MSIIKPHKLGIISGPGSEYFTGKVVKHLRRLYLERYEKLSTALAKRHGMSEDEILRTVTLMDDLNNKRIPRTKCPTTFQCPDFTIKVKYTRFANGEEKAEILDAVRGLRIFIVYDLSNSEPVKVAGSDEPVRLSVNDHLMFLFTTINALQLAGAESVTLVLPTYPYSRQHKKGGREALTAAMFGRICEMLGVERIITLDIHSREIENSFSNLHLENLHASYQTLIALHKLIDFSDPELVVVAPDTGAISRNKFYAQALHRPLAMLYKERDYSIVSKDAKHSNIKSINLLGDVNGKTVLIADDMLATGGTMIIAMRELTNLGAKKIICMVSLPLFNANAVEDFDAAYKEGIFYRIIGTNAVFHGHDLLDKEWYIQADITELFARVISRLHHGRSISPLLDNRKFIQILIDNSQANPQAPLPGASASDPDRD